A DNA window from Rhineura floridana isolate rRhiFlo1 chromosome 11, rRhiFlo1.hap2, whole genome shotgun sequence contains the following coding sequences:
- the LOC133367734 gene encoding olfactory receptor 14I1-like, which translates to MHNVSSTSGLLLLEFSQVRELQILHFFVFLGLYLPTVMGNLFIIIAIALDHHLHTPMYFFLMNLAISDLGTVSVTVPKSMVNSLVNSRHISYSECVIQVYFFVLFCACDFALLTIMAHDRYIAICKPLQYEAIMNKGACIQMAASVWIISILYSALHTGSTFSVTFCSNNVDQFFCEVPKLLKLSCSNLYLVEVGLIVFSFIIAFGCFIFIFTTYVWIFRAVLKIPSIQGRQKALSTCLPHLVVVSVFMFTGLFVHARPPSKISSDLDLIFAVIYTVLPPMLNPFIYSMRNKEIQAALRKLLNVRHFSDTLPRFVLRFLRFPCIGLPRS; encoded by the coding sequence ATGCATAATGTGTCTTCCACCTCTGGATTACTCCTTCTAGAATTCTCTCAGGTCCGAGAACTACAGATTTTACACTTCTTTGTGTTCCTAGGATTGTACTTACCAACCGTTATGGGGAATCTTTTCATCATCATTGCAATAGCCCTTGACCATCATCTGCATACACCAATGTACTTTTTCCTAATGAACTTGGCCATTTCTGACCTTGGCACAGTTTCTGTCACTGTACCCAAATCCATGGTTAATTCACTTGTAAACAGCAGGCACATTTCTTATTCTGAATGTGTCATTCAAGTTTACTTCTTCGTATTATTTTGTGCCTGTGATTTTGCCCTCTTAACAATAATGGCCCATGACCGTTACATTGCCATTTGCAAACCACTACAATATGAAGCAATTATGAACAAAGGAGCCTGTATTCAGATGGCAGCCAGTGTGTGGATTATCAGTATCCTCTATTCGGCATTACACACTGGTAGCACATTTTCAGTGACCTTCTGTTCCAATAACGTTGATCAATTCTTCTGTGAAGTCCCCAAACTACTAAAACTGTCTTGCTCTAACTTGTACCTTGTTGAAGTTGGACTTATTGTGTTTAGTTTTATCATAGCGTTTGGATGCTTTATCTTCATTTTTACAACTTATGTGTGGATCTTCAGAGCAGTCCTCAAAATCCCTTCTATACAGGGACGGCAAAAGGCTCTCTCCACCTGCCTCCCCCACCTTGTTGTTGTCTCTGTGTTTATGTTTACTGGGCTCTTTGTTCATGCGAGACCTCCCAGTAAGATCTCATCTGATCTAGATCTAATTTTTGCTGTGATATATACTGTTCTTCCTCCTATGCTGAATCCTTTCATCTAtagcatgagaaacaaagagattcAGGCAGCACTGAGGAAACTATTGAATGTCAGGCACTTTTCTGACACTCTTCCCAGATTTGTTCTGAGATTTTTGAGATTTCCCTGTATAGGTCTGCCCAGGAGTTGA